CTGGTCTTTGTCGTGGTCTCGGCGCACTACCCTACCGCTTGTCTCTGTTGATGCGGTGCGGTCTTCTCCCCCAAACCCTTCCCGCGAGCGTCTGGCTGGCTGTTCCCAGGGGGCAGgccctgcctggggtgggggtcccTGTCAGCCCATGGTTTCCTTAGCCCCGCACGTATATGGTGATGGAGTACTGCGTGTGCGGCATGCAGGAGATGCTGGACAGCGTGCCCGAGAAGCGCTTCCCCGTGTGCCAGGCCCACGGGTGAGTGCTTGCCGCGGGGGCCCGTGGCTCCCCCCTCCCGTGGGGTGACCCACACTCGGGCCCGTCCCGCGTTCAGACGAGTTTTTCTGATCACCAGCGAGATGAACGCTCCAGTGTGTTTTAAAGCCCAGCTTCGGGGGCCCAGTTTGCAGCCTGCCCGGCCCAGCGGCTGTGTCTGCCGACCCTGGTGGGCTTGCTGCCTGAGACTCTGGGACCTCCTGGTCCTTGAAAGGCCGAGGACAGTGACCCGAACTGCCACGGGTCAGCTGGCCCTCCTGGGGAGTCACACCTCTCCAGCCCTGCTGCCGGCCTGTGTCGTGAGGGAGCGGGAAGCAGGCAGAGTGAGCCTGGGTCCCTGGCCCCAAGGGGCCCCTTTAGGGCCATGTGGTCACGTCCAGGCAGAGTGATTGTGGGGACGCAGCGCGGCCCTCGGGCCGATGGGGAGTGCAGAGAAGGGCTGCCCGGAGTGGGGCGGCAGCGGGGGCCAGGGAGCCCTCCTTGCCTTCCCCAGGTGGGACCAGGAATGGCTCAGATTGGTCAGCGTCCCTCTGGTTCCCTGCTGGGCCACCCGTCCCGTGCTTTCTGTTTGCGCGGCCCCGATGTCTCTGGTGCCGGCGCCGGGGGGGACCCGGGGGGCAGGATCGAGGTTCCTGGTGGGGCGGGTCACAGAAGTCATGTCCCCCCAGGTACTTCTGCCAGCTGGTGGACGGCCTGGAGTACCTGCACAGCCAGGGCATCGTGCACAAGGACATCAAGCCAGGCAACCTGCTGCTCACCACGGGCGGCACCCTCAAGATCTCCGACCTGGGTGTGGCCGAGGTTGGTGCGCCTCCCTTAGCGCcccggggggcgggagggggcgctCCCGCGGGGGCTGCTCCCTGAGGTCCACCTGGCGATGCTGCAGGCCCTGCACCCCTTTGCCGAGGACGACACGTGCCGGACGAGCCAGGGCTCCCCAGCGTTCCAGCCCCCTGAGATCGCCAACGGCCTGGACACCTTCTCTGGCTTTAAGGTGGACATCTGGTCGGCTGGGGTGACTCTGTAAGTGCCCGTGGGCCTCGGTCCCCCTGCTTCACCCCCGCCAGGGGCCCCTCCTGTGCCCACCAAGGACTCAGGCCTGTTTGGGCTTCAGGCCTCTAGAACCGCCCCTCCTAGCGTGTCCCCCAGACACCGTTCCCGGGCTGTGCCGGGTGGCCAGAGTGCCAGAGAAACCGTGGTGCCAAGATGAGAAGCCCCCTGTGGGTAGGAGCAGAGGGGGCCGCTCCCCGCCTTGTGGGGTCCTCGGGATTAGCCGTGTGCGGGTGCACACGGCCGGGCCTTCCTCCTCGGCCGTGAGGGCTCGTACTGGTACGTGTGCCCCGGTTCACACCCCAGGGCCACTGCTGTTGTCTCGAAGCAAGTGTTTCTGTCCTGACTCTACGCCGTCACCCCGGAGGAGTCTCAGACCGTGTCCCCCAGTTCTGCTCGTCCGTCCCTCGGGGCACATCCCCGAGCACTTCTGCGTGAGCAGCGGTCAGCGTGGTGCCTGCCACAGAGGGCAGGCCCTAACTTTCCAGaaccttccctcctgcctcttgcAGGGCGGCTGCCGGCCGACATGGGTGTTTCATTtcgttttatttttgttttttaagtatttatctgtttttgagggagtgagagcagaggggcagagggagagagagagagagagggaaagagcgagtcccaagcaggccccgcactgtcagtgcaaagcctgacgcggCGCTCAGTCCcccgaaccgtgagaccacgacctgagccaaaatcaggagtgggacctttaaacgactgagccccccgggctcCCCTGTTTCgttttattttgttgagagaTCACTCCTGCGCTGTCAGAGCCACCCTTTTAAGGGGTCCAGTGCAGTGGTTTCTGGTGTTTTCAGAGTGGTGCtgccgccgccaccaccacctATTCCAGAGCATTCCCGTCACCCAGTGTGAGGCCCTACAGGTGAGGGTGGTTTAAGGCTCCTGTGCCAGGCTGGTCCCAGGCTGGGGCTGCAGGAGAGGCCCCAACTGACCgggcctctctccttccccttggGGGCGAAGCTATAACATCACGACAGGCCTGTACCCATTCGAGGGGGACAACATCTACAAGTTGTTTGAGAACATCGGGAAGGGAGACTACACGATCCCGGGTGACTGCGGCCCCCCGCTCTCGGACTTGCTGAGAGGTGAGGCCCTCGGGACGGCACCTGTGGGGCTGGAGGTGTCGGGAACGGGCTGCCAGCGGGTGTTGGGGGCCCTGGGGGTTTTCTACAGACCACTGGCCTCTGGAGAGCTGGGTTTCATCTCTGCAGCCCCACGCCCCACGTGCCcggcctgtcccccaccccacccaaggaATGGGCCCAGTTAGTGGAGAGTGGCTGGCAGGATCAGCTCtggaggctgaggctgaggctgggaggggcaTTGCTGACTTCCTTGGGCCCTACTGCCTGCTTGGGGCCTTGGTTCCACCCTCTTCtggccccccagcacccccccccccacccgccccccggCTGGTTTCTTCCTGCTGCGTGTCCCAGGCTGTGCAGCAGGGGGCGCTGTGCATCCGACGCAGGGCCCTGGCCAGGGTGGCACCTCCCCTCCGCCCCGCAAGGGGCGGGGCTGCCACAGCTGGCCTCCTGGGGTTCCTGGATGTTTGTTTTCAGGGCCCGGTGGGTGATGATCTGGCTCATCCAGAGCACCCCCTCAGGTGTGAGTGGTACCTAAGAGTTGTCACCGAGATAGCGCCTTGGGGTCTGTCTCTGCCTGTAGTCCTTAGGCGTGTAACTGACTTTACGCTCGGCTCGCGTTGGATGTTCAGTTTCTAGATCTCCTGTGACTTCAGTTGAAGGAGTAGATTCACGTTACCTCACGTGCTCTTGAGAGTTTCCCGATAACTGAGGCAGGCCGGCACTCACGTTTACGTTAAGATGAAACgaggctggggctgaggctggggctgcAGCGGCCGAACTCCAAGCGCTGGGCAGCCTGTGCGGCGCCCCCCTCCCTCTGGGGCCCTGCCTGGACAGCCACCCCAGGACCCGCGAAGGCGAAGGCGGCTGAGCACGCAGCCCAGGGTGTTCTGGGAACGGGGGAAGCAGCTCTGCCCTGTTCCCGGTACGCGCTGTGGCCCAGCCCGCCTGCTGCTCAGACCTGgccttctcccccccaccccacccgcccgCCCCCAGTTCTCCCTGGAAGCTCCTGGGCACTCTGGAGGAGGGTTGTGATGTCCACCCTCCTTGTCCTCGAGTGCGCCCAGAGCATGGCCCTCTCACCTCCTCTCACCCCCCACGAGGGCTTTCTTTTCCACCGAAGGTCATTTCAGACACGGCTGAGGTGGCAGATGGCGCACTTTCTCTTGACAGGCAGCGGCTGGTTGGCGGTTTCTCTAAAGGAAGCTTCCTTTGCTTGGTCCGTTACTGCCCTTACTTTTGTCAGCGCTTGAAATAGCCCCCATCGGGGAGCTTAGGTAGATGGCAGAGGGCATCAGTAGTCCggtccctcacctcctccaggtcCATTTGCCCTGAGGCCGAGGTGGCCCCGGGGCTCATGGTCTGCAGATGCCCCTGTActgcagccaggcctggagaGTACCATCCGGGCCCTGAGGCCTGGGGTCCGACCAGCTCTCCAGATCGAATCGCTGTGCGGTTTGGAGAACAAAGTTGTCCTCCGGGTGTGTGACGTGCCGAGTTCTCAGAGCTgttcccctcccgcccccaccatgTGGAAGCTGCGGGCTCTGGGGTGGGACCTGCCCCCCAGCACCAGACCCTTGTGCGAACGTCCACAGCGCGTCGCCCTCTTGGCCTCCGTTCTCTCCGTCTGCCGTCTCGGGGACCGTCCGTTTGGTCCTGGCTAGCAATGCTGACCGCTAGCGTCCCCTGCCTTTTGCCGGCCGGGGGCCAGCAGAGAGTGGGCCTGCGTGCTTGACTTCCCTGAGCACACGGACAGGTTCTGCGTCGCTGCGGTGGGCCTGCCCTGCTCCCCGGTGGCTCTGGTGTCCACCTTCCTGCCAGCAGCCTCGTGGGGCCCGGAGCTGTGCGCACCCAGTGTTCGCAGTTATGGACTCTGCGTGTTGGCCCCGTTGCCCGGGCCGGCCCTACTGGTGGAGGCCAGGCCTGTGGGGGGCTGGCCGGGGGGGAGTGCCTGGAGCACCGAGCTGGGGCTCCCTTCACACATGCCCGCACCCCTTCTCCTGGGGGTGTCCTCTGGGCACGGGCTGAcacgggctggggctggggccacgTCCCCAGCACTGACTCCCCACGCCCTGCTGGTCTGTCAGGGATGCTGGAATACGAGCCAGCCAGGAGGTTCTCCATACAGCAGATCAGACAACACAGGTGAGTGTCCCGTGTGGGGCcggccgtgggggtgggggtgggtctgGGGGCATGGGGGGTACGCGTGGTGGGAGTGAGTCGGGGGTTGGGGTGCAGGCGCTGTGCACGGTGAGAGAGAGTATGGGGTGCACGTGGTGGGAgtgagtggggggcggggttgGGTTATCTGGCTGCTCTCTTCCCCTGGCTTTTAGGCTGGGCCTGAGGTCGGGAGGTGCCCCGTGTTGAGGGCGGGGGAGCCCCTGCACTGTCCTGACCTGTGACTTCCACAGCTGGTTCCGGAAGAAGCACCCGCCATCAGAGGAGCCCGTGCCCATCCCGCCAAGCTCAGACTGCAAGGACCGCTGGCGAGGCATGACAGTGGTGCCCTACCTGGAGGATCTGCATGGCTGTGCGGACGACAATGGGGACGAGGACCTGTTCGATATCGAGGACGACATCATCTACACTCAGGACTTCACGGTGCCCGGTGAGTGCGGCCGCTTCGCGGCCtggcccaggggcccctgcccgCGGTAGCAGGGATCACATCCCCGGAGGGGACCCTCCTGTGTTCTGGGGAGTGCAGTCCGCGTCCCGCCGGGCGGTGAGAGATGGGGGAAAGCCCCTCCGACGGCCCGAGAGGGTCCAGTGGCCCTCCTGGTGCCCGGCCGCCAGCCCTGATGCGTGTCGCCTTGCTTCCCCAGGTGGCGAGGAGGCGTCTGAGGCAGGGcttagagaggagagaggcacGCAGAGGAGCCAGTGTTCAGACCTTTCTGGAGAGGAAGCTGAGGCCGGGGGCGTAGAGCAGCTCGGGGCGTAGTGTAGCGCTGCTCCCCGCTCCAGTGCCGTAGAGGCCAGGCCTCggcacccctgcctccctccttaaGCCTGCGCAGCTGCCCgagcgtcccccccccccccagcccctccccaacccccttccACAGCGCTCACAGCTCTGTTGTGTCCTGGGGCCAGCCTGTCGGCTCCTGTCATAAAGGTTTGCCACGCTGTGCGTGTGGGGGTGATGCCGGTCTCCCTTTGTGCTGGCTTGTTTGCCAGGAGTGAGGATTCTATTGTAGAAAGAATTGGCGTGTGGAGGTGGCCTGTGTGGTGGGTGGGCCCCCGGGAGACCCCACTGGGCAGTAACGCCGTGGGCCCAGCGCCCTTTTCCTGCCAGAGCCGGGGCGGGGATCATGGGTCCCGCTCCTGTGGGGGGCGTGCTTGGGGTTTCTGTGACAGCCTGTCATGGCCGGCCGCAGGATCGTCTCAGAGCCGGCGCCTGCTGGACCCTGAGTTTCTGTGGCTTTGGCTCAGCCGTTTCCCTACCGGGTCCTGGGCTCCAGGAGTCCCGGGAGGTGACGTGTACGGAGTCCTAGCTCTGGGAGCCCTGGCCTTCAGAGCTTCTGTTTCCCATGGAGAGTGAGAACAAGGCGTCCTGCCTCTCAGAGTCGCTGGGGTGTTGTGTCAGGAACTTGTGAGGGGCCCTCGCTGGCAGACAGTCTGCTGTCCCAGGAAGGCCGAGTGAGGACCCTGCCCAATCCCCAGAACCTCGCCAGACTATACTGACCGTGTATGTTGGCTCCCGTGTGCCCTTTGGCCCGTGTGAGAGGCCAGGGGCTGCCTTTGACGGGTAGGGGAGGGCGCACCCGAGGGCAGCTCTCCAGGCTTGGAGCCACATGCCTGGCCGGGCGATGTCGTCCGTGTCAGAAGTAGCACAGTCCTGCTCCAGGACCAGTGGGGTTTTCTCTGACCTCCTGTGGGTCAGCGGTGGGCTGTGCTGGGGCCAAGATCCCTCCTCGCTTCAGTCCCGGTGGGGTGCTTCCGCTCAGAGGCTCTCAGCTGCTTGGCCTCGGTCTCCCCGGACTGTCCCCACTGTGGAGGTCTGCCGCCCACCCTGACAGCTGGGTGCCGGGCCTCGGGCTGGGGTGGAGTGGGTGCTTGCCGGCCGTGCCCCAgtcccttgagggcagggaggcCGGGTCCTGTGCCGCCTCAGCCACAGCTGCTGTGCCGGTGGCTGGGCTCCAGGTGGTCTGTGCAGAGctgcccccgcacccccccccatgGCCCCTCCTCCATCAGAGCAGGGTTCCTGGCCCCCCCAAGGGCTTTTCTCAGCAGGAGCCTGTCAGCAGTGAGGAGCTCTGACCTAAGATGCCGTGTTCCAGAAGCTGCTGTCAGGCAGTGGGACTCTTGGCCCAGAGGGGGCGCTGTGCTGGGGAAGAGGTCGGCTGGCGGCAGCCGTGGGCAGCTTTCCACCTGTGTCGCAGGAGGGCGGACTGTGGGCAGCAGGCCGGTTCTCCATGTGCACTGAATGAGCCACTTGGGCCCTGGCACGTTGGCCAGCTCCTAtgtgccttcctcctcccccgcccccacagttCAGGCAGGCAGCCCCAGGCCCATGGCTCCCCAGAGGCCAGCAAGGGCTGGTGCCACCCAGTTGAGAGTAGGGACCGGCAGGCCCTGGGCCCTGATCTCTTCATCCCGTGCCCGGCACGGGGAGTCGAGGCTGGCGTTCGTGGGAGAGATGCCTGTCGCACACCTGGCCTGAGCCCAGCCCCTCCCAAGCCCCGAGGGCCCAGCCTGCTGTGGCCTCTGCAGGGGCGAACGGGCCGAGCCCAGGTCCCTGTGCCCCAGGTCCCCGGTCCCTTCCCCTTGTGCTGGGGTGGATGGTGAGCACTCAGCCCACCTGGTGCAGACACCCGGCTCAAACCTGAGCAGGCAGGTGAGCGTGGGCTGGGCCCCCACCTCGGTGGGCTCCCTCTAGCCGGATGAGGGGCCCTGCGGGAGGGGCCGGGGCGGGACAGGCTGTGGAGGAGCCCGGCGGGGCAGAGAGGACCTAAGCCCAGGCAGGCGGAGACGTAGCCTGAGGGCTGGGGGGGCCCTGGGGGTGTTGGTCTTGGGCCCCCATCAGCCCACACTCGCCTTCTCCCTCCTAGGACAGGTCCCAGAAGAGGAGGCTAGTCAGAACGGGCAGAGCCGGGGCCCGCCCAAAGTCGTGTGCATGAACGGCACGGAGTCGGCGCAGCTGAGCGCCAAGTCGAAGGTGGAGCGCCGGGCCAGCGCCGCCTCCAACCCCACCCGCAAGGCCTGCTCGGCCAGCAGCAAGATCCGCCGGCTGTCGGCCTGCAAGCAGCAGTGAGGGTCGCCGCCCGCAGGTAGGCCGCCTCGGGGACCTGGGGGGGATGGGACGCACCGAGGGCACCGGCCCACCACTGCTGACCGGGGCCGGTTCTGCCCTTCGCCGTTCTGTCGGTCTTCGTCCACCGCCACCGGCATCTGGGCCAGAGGTAGAGGAACTCACTTGCCCTAGGACCCTGGCCGGgggttcgggggtggggggtggcttgGGCAGCAGCTCCTGCGAGCAGGAGGCGGGCCCCTCACAGGAGCCGCCTGTCCTGCCAGCCCCGGGTGATGCTGGACTCAGCCCAGAGGTGTATGAGGCGTCGGGTGGCCGGGTGGGAGGTTGAGACGTCTTGGGTTTGGCTCGGGCTGTCATCCTGGTGGCCGCTCGgcctcctccacttcctcttcctgctcctgccTGCTCCAGTCCAAGAAGGTGTATGTGGAGGGGAATCAGGCCCCAGGGGTGCAGGAGAGCCCATCGTCTGCTCGGGGTGCAGGCGGGGTGCCCTCTCCCAGggtgctgcccccaccccccctcaagtGGCCCTGGAGTGCTTATCTGCCAGCATCAGAACCAGCCAGGCAGGCTGAAACCTGCTTCTTTAGGGAGGCCTGGCTCTCTCTGTGGAGGGTGGTGCTTAACCCCAGTGGGCAGGGAGTGAACTACACGGTGGCCCTTCAGATCAGTGCGACCTTGCCTGGTCTCTCTGGACGCCTGACAGCTCCGTGTgaccaggcctcagtttcccccacccTGTCAGCGGGCCCCAGGGTGGGCCCTGCCTCCTGAGATGCAGAACGTGTTCGCCGGCCCAGGAGTGACCCATCTGTTCCCGTCTGCAGCCCGTCTCATCCAGGTGCCACGGCCCAGGTCCTCAGTCTTCCCGCCGACTGCTGGCCCACGTCTGCTGCCCAGAAAGGCCACCACCACACCCTCCTTGCCGACTGCCCCTCAGGAATCCAGGGGTCCTGGAGGGCCATGGCTGGGGGACAGCAGGGACTGGGGACTGGCCTTCCCCTCATGGCCAGTGAACACGGCCTCTCATTGACTTTGCAGCCCTGTGCTgagccccctccccgggcctcgGGAGGAGGGAGAGCGCCGGCACGCGGGCCCCGCGGGAAGCCCCTGCCATGCACTTTACGTTCAGACTACTGGTCCTCGCCCCACCCCTGACTTCTTTTTACTCTGCTCCACGTTAGCGCCTCCCACACCTAGTGACGTGTTCAGACAAACCACAGCCACAGCCGGAGCCAGTAGAAGAACAGGGCCGTCAACCAAGATGCATGCCCAGAGCCCAAGGGAGCCAGGCGGCTGCCTTGTctttgttgtttggttggttccttttcctttttctaagaaaaaataaagcaggtggATTTGAGCTGGTTGTGAAGGGTGTTTGGGAACTGTTGGGTGGTCCTCTCGTGGGCTTCACAGCCCGGGGGGCAGGCTGGGCTCTGCAGGTCTTGCCGGCCGGCAGGTGGCCGGGTGGCGGGAACTGGGGCTTCCGAGGGGGTCTGTCTTTGGCCACGCTGGACAGGAGTCCCCTCGGTGGTGACCGGTCTCCCCAAAGCTCCCCAGGGCCCTCGGCTCCCCAGTGCAGCAGCCGGGGGGCCTGACCGCAGGACCCTGACCGTCTTTCCAAGTTCTCTGTGCCCCTGGGTCCCCAGAGAAAATCCGAACTAAGCAAGAGTGTGCggtaaatatttataatcaaccagaaaacaaacacaagaaactCCCATCACTGGATGGTACACAGACGGCACGAAGCTccgaggggaggggcggggcggggcggggcggggcgactCGGCCGCAGGCGAGGGCTGCCCCATCTTTTGGCAATAAATAAAGCTTGGGAAACTTGAAACCTTGGCCGTTTGGGTTTTGTGTCTTAAAACGTGACAGAGTTCTGGCTGCTCTTTGGACGGTGCACCTGCGGGGCGGGCGGGTGGCCCACTCACATGCTTTGGGTGGGCGTGGGAACGCGGCGGGAGGGGGTGGCGGCGAGGCGTTGTTTATTGCTCGGAGGGGGCGCAGACTGCCGCGAGCACATGCCGCAGTGAGGTAAACAGCTTCAGGGGTTTGGCGGCTGCGGCCTCCACCCGACCTGCGCTGCAGAGCCGGCGCCGGCCGGCCCCCCGATCTCCGGAGCCCCGGGCCCTAGAGGGCCCGCGCGTGCGCCCTGGGGAGGCCTTCAGCGCGTGCAGCCCAGACTCGCCTCGAGGCTCCACTGGTCCTGGTAGGGGCGCCCTGCGCGCATGCGCCGCCCCGCAccgcccgcccctgccccagggaGCAGGTCCTGCGCGAGCGCCTCCCGGTGCTCTGTGCCCGAGACGCCACCACTCAGAGGCTGCTGTCTAGGGTGGAAGGCAGGTGGACGTTCTCCCCGGGAGCCCGAAGATGAGAGCCTGCCACGCCCCCTCCAGCCGAGCCAGGGCCCTGCAGCCTCGCGCTTTGGGAAGCCACAGGGCACCTGCTAAGTGCCCAACGGGGACCGTGTGCGCGTGCCCACCAGAGGCAGCTCGAGGGTGTCACGAGGACGCGAGCACGCGCACGTGGGGGCGGCCAGAAGAcctgcgcgcgtgcgcgcgcgagGCCCCGCGGCCCCAGCGCTCGCGCCCTGGAGCGTCGCGCCCCAGGCGGGTCCCGTGGCAGGGGTCCCGGGCGGCGCCGGAGAAGCTGACGAGGTGGGTGCAGGAGGCAGGGCTTAGGCAGGGCTGTGGTCGGGAGACGTGGGCGCGGCGGCGGCCAGCGTGGGAGCGGTGGCGATGGGCTGGGCGAGGCGCGGCGGGAAGAGTCTGTCATCGAGGCCAGCCGCCAGCTTGTCCAGCAGCGTCCCCGGGGGCCCGACGCACAGGCCCGAGCCGGGGCAGGTGCTGCTGCCACCGCCGGGCTCCTCCTCGATGACCGGGATGGCGGGCGCGGTCGGTTCGTCGCCCGCGCGGCCCTCTGGGGGGCAGTCGACGCTGTCGCCTCGGCGCAGAGGCGCGCGCGTGGGGCGGGAGTCGGCCCCAAAAGGGGCCGCGGGCGGGGCAGGGGTCGTGGCGCGCGCGCCGGGGTCGCTGTGCTGCCGGCCGCGCTGCTGCCACTGCTTGCGCGTGTGGGGGTGCGCGCGCACGCGATGGCGCGTGGCGCTGGGCAGCGTGTCGTCGAAGTGCGGGTCGTGGCGCAGGAACTCGTGGAAGAGAGCATCTGTCTTCTCGTCGATGCTGTAGTCGCGGCGCGGGGCGCGGCGGGGCCAGGCGCGCGGGCTGCGGGGCCGGACGGGCGCCTCGGTGGGCGCCGGCGCCCCCTCGAAGCTGGTGCCCACAGTGGCTGTGCGGCCGGCGCTGGTGAAGGAAGAGCGCTTCTCGGACGCGCTGAGGAGCCCGTCCTCGCCGGCGCCGCGGCCCTCAATGCTGGCGTAGCCGCTGTCCATCTGCAACAGCTTCCGCGGACCTCCCGCCTCGCTGTCTGccggccggggggtggggggcggcgagGGCGGTGGGAAAGTGGGCACGGTGGTCccggagcccgagcccgagcTGTCGCCGCTGCGCACCGAGTCGCGGTCGTTGCCACTGCTGCTGTGGTCCGAGGCGGCAGCCGCGTGCAGCTCAAGAGAGGCTCGCAGGCTCCAGATATCCCGGTAGGTGGTCTGGGCCTGCTCTGGCCCCGAGTCCCGCTCACCATCAGATTCCTGCTGCTGCTCAGGCCCCGCACCACCACTGCGCTCGGGGGGAGACTCGGGGCTCGCTCCTCCCGCGGCGCCCGCCTCCTCCGCCGCCTCTAGCCTGCAAGCCAGGCCGCAGCAGTCAAGAAGGCTGTGTGCGCCCCTGCATGTTCTCCCCAGCCACCCTGCCTCTGGGTCCGGAAGGGTGGGCGCCGGTGGGGACCCCCTAGGCTCGGCCAGGCTCTGCGGAGAGCGGATTTTAAGAAAATGCTGGCGGTCCCTGTTACAGGGGGTGGTTTCTGGATAAACCCCAAGCCTTCCTGGCACCTGCCTTTCAatcgtggcttttttttttttttttttttcttcagtatctgACCCAAGCACCTGCTGGCATTGCAGGTGGCTGGCGCCTCGCCCACAGAGTTAACATTCCCCTGTGGCGCTCCCCTCTTCCTAACACCTCAGCGGAGAAGGAAGTGGCTGGGATGGACGGGGCCAGGCGGGGAGTCCAGCTCGGCCCCTACTCCCCAGCGGGACTACTCAGGCAGCTTCACCACCCCAGTACCTCCgtctgtggggctgggggagggggtgctgctgGCAGAGGTAGCCACAGTTTCTGAGAAGGGGCCATCCAGCCTTCAGGAACatgggcaggaaggaaggggcacCAGGCCACAGTGGACCCCTCGGGGCCGTGGACTCTAGCAGGAAGCAGTAA
This sequence is a window from Prionailurus bengalensis isolate Pbe53 chromosome A2, Fcat_Pben_1.1_paternal_pri, whole genome shotgun sequence. Protein-coding genes within it:
- the STK11 gene encoding serine/threonine-protein kinase STK11 isoform X2 translates to MDVADPQQLGMFTEGELMSVGMDTFIHRIDSTEVIYQPRRKRAKLIGKYLMGDLLGEGSYGKVKEVLDSETLCRRAVKILKKKKLRRIPNGEANVKKEIQLLRRLRHKNVIQLVDVLYNEEKQKMYMVMEYCVCGMQEMLDSVPEKRFPVCQAHGYFCQLVDGLEYLHSQGIVHKDIKPGNLLLTTGGTLKISDLGVAEALHPFAEDDTCRTSQGSPAFQPPEIANGLDTFSGFKVDIWSAGVTLYNITTGLYPFEGDNIYKLFENIGKGDYTIPGDCGPPLSDLLRGMLEYEPARRFSIQQIRQHSWFRKKHPPSEEPVPIPPSSDCKDRWRGMTVVPYLEDLHGCADDNGDEDLFDIEDDIIYTQDFTVPGQVPEEEASQNGQSRGPPKVVCMNGTESAQLSAKSKVERRASAASNPTRKACSASSKIRRLSACKQQ
- the STK11 gene encoding serine/threonine-protein kinase STK11 isoform X1, translated to MDVADPQQLGMFTEGELMSVGMDTFIHRIDSTEVIYQPRRKRAKLIGKYLMGDLLGEGSYGKVKEVLDSETLCRRAVKILKKKKLRRIPNGEANVKKEIQLLRRLRHKNVIQLVDVLYNEEKQKMYMVMEYCVCGMQEMLDSVPEKRFPVCQAHGYFCQLVDGLEYLHSQGIVHKDIKPGNLLLTTGGTLKISDLGVAEALHPFAEDDTCRTSQGSPAFQPPEIANGLDTFSGFKVDIWSAGVTLYNITTGLYPFEGDNIYKLFENIGKGDYTIPGDCGPPLSDLLRGMLEYEPARRFSIQQIRQHSWFRKKHPPSEEPVPIPPSSDCKDRWRGMTVVPYLEDLHGCADDNGDEDLFDIEDDIIYTQDFTVPGGEEASEAGLREERGQVPEEEASQNGQSRGPPKVVCMNGTESAQLSAKSKVERRASAASNPTRKACSASSKIRRLSACKQQ